One window of the Arthrobacter sp. D5-1 genome contains the following:
- a CDS encoding TetR/AcrR family transcriptional regulator, translated as MYACRCRPVILPTGRVVITAKERRQTVADGTRAHDGAPAKQERAVSTRSPRLPRDERRAQLLNAALEVFVSNGFHGAAMDEIAEAAHVSKPVLYQHFPSKRELYMALLDSHLAALTELMLSALNSTSDNKERVKAVMRAYYRFIADDDQAHRLVFESDLINDPDVSSRLETFNKTFADAVAHVIAEDTKLPPLEAQLLGRGLAGMAQVSARYWLETDGNLDLDVASDLIYRLAWRGISRFPKES; from the coding sequence ATGTATGCCTGCCGATGCCGCCCGGTCATATTACCCACCGGTAGAGTGGTCATAACTGCAAAGGAAAGGCGGCAGACTGTGGCTGACGGCACAAGGGCACACGATGGGGCACCGGCCAAGCAGGAACGGGCTGTTTCAACGCGTTCACCAAGGTTGCCGCGCGACGAGCGCCGTGCGCAGTTGCTGAATGCGGCGTTGGAAGTTTTTGTCTCCAACGGATTCCATGGTGCCGCCATGGACGAGATCGCCGAGGCTGCCCACGTGAGCAAGCCGGTGCTGTACCAGCACTTTCCGTCCAAGCGTGAGCTCTACATGGCCCTTTTGGACAGCCACCTGGCCGCGCTGACTGAACTGATGCTCAGCGCCTTGAACTCCACCTCGGACAACAAGGAACGCGTGAAGGCCGTGATGCGGGCCTACTACCGGTTCATCGCTGATGACGACCAAGCCCACCGGCTCGTCTTCGAATCTGACCTCATCAACGATCCCGATGTCAGTTCCCGTTTGGAGACGTTCAACAAAACATTCGCTGATGCGGTGGCCCATGTTATTGCCGAGGACACCAAGCTGCCTCCCTTGGAGGCGCAGCTCCTGGGCCGTGGTCTGGCCGGGATGGCGCAGGTCAGCGCACGCTACTGGCTTGAAACGGACGGAAACCTTGACCTCGATGTGGCCAGTGATCTGATCTATCGTTTAGCTTGGCGCGGAATCAGTCGATTCCCCAAAGAGTCCTAG
- the moeB gene encoding molybdopterin-synthase adenylyltransferase MoeB produces the protein MASIVAARPAAPAVLPPLVEPAVELTPAEVERYSRHLIIPEIGALGQRRLKNAKVLVIGAGGLGSPALLYLAAAGVGTLGIVDDDVVDLSNLQRQVIHGVKDVGIPKIESARNAINELNPLVNVVLHDIRLDSSNALELFAQYDLILDGADNFATRYLVNDAAAILGKPYVWGSIFRFDGQVSVFWAEHGPTYRDLYPEAPPAGSVPSCGEGGVFGMLCAAVGSLMVTEAVKLITGVGRSLLGRVALFDALGGSWREIRVSKDPEAEPITELTDYEAFCGVTPLAATDQEHTVSAKDLAAMLAEREAGERDFDLVDVRESGEHSIVSIDGSVLIPQGRILSGEAWVELPQDKDIVFHCKAGTRSAAVLEAARKAGYTRVSHLDGGILAWVRDVEPAKPVY, from the coding sequence ATGGCCTCAATTGTTGCTGCCCGCCCTGCTGCGCCCGCTGTCCTGCCGCCCCTTGTTGAACCGGCCGTCGAACTCACGCCGGCCGAAGTGGAGCGATACTCCCGGCATCTCATCATTCCCGAAATCGGTGCCCTGGGCCAACGCAGGCTTAAGAATGCCAAAGTGCTGGTCATAGGCGCCGGCGGACTTGGTTCTCCGGCATTGTTGTACTTGGCTGCGGCCGGCGTTGGCACACTCGGAATCGTTGACGACGACGTAGTGGACCTCAGCAACCTGCAGCGCCAGGTCATCCATGGCGTGAAGGACGTGGGCATCCCCAAGATCGAGTCGGCCCGCAACGCCATCAACGAACTTAATCCGCTGGTCAACGTCGTCCTGCACGACATCCGGCTGGACTCATCCAACGCCTTGGAGTTGTTTGCGCAGTACGACCTCATCCTCGATGGCGCGGACAACTTCGCCACGCGTTACCTGGTCAACGACGCCGCCGCCATCCTCGGCAAGCCCTATGTCTGGGGCTCCATATTCCGCTTCGACGGCCAGGTCAGCGTGTTTTGGGCCGAGCACGGACCCACTTACCGGGACCTCTACCCTGAAGCTCCTCCCGCCGGTTCGGTGCCTTCCTGCGGCGAGGGCGGAGTGTTCGGCATGTTATGCGCAGCGGTTGGTTCGCTCATGGTGACCGAAGCCGTGAAGCTGATCACCGGCGTCGGGCGTTCACTGCTGGGACGGGTAGCGCTTTTTGACGCACTTGGCGGCAGCTGGCGCGAGATCAGGGTATCCAAGGACCCGGAAGCCGAACCCATCACGGAGCTGACGGACTACGAAGCTTTCTGCGGTGTGACGCCTTTGGCAGCAACCGACCAGGAACACACTGTGTCCGCGAAGGACCTTGCAGCGATGCTCGCAGAGCGGGAGGCGGGGGAGCGGGACTTCGACTTGGTGGATGTCCGGGAATCGGGGGAGCACAGCATCGTCAGTATTGACGGTTCAGTCCTCATCCCGCAGGGCCGTATTCTCTCGGGTGAAGCGTGGGTGGAGTTGCCCCAGGACAAGGACATCGTTTTCCACTGCAAGGCCGGCACGCGCTCGGCTGCTGTGTTGGAGGCTGCGCGGAAAGCGGGTTACACGCGGGTCAGCCACCTCGACGGCGGTATCCTCGCCTGGGTGCGCGACGTCGAGCCGGCGAAACCCGTTTACTAG
- a CDS encoding DUF3107 domain-containing protein: MEVKIGIQNVGREIVLESALDADAVAKIVAEAVSKGSELRLTDEKGRQIIVPGSVLGYVEIGAEEVRRVGFGAL, translated from the coding sequence GTGGAAGTAAAGATCGGCATTCAGAACGTTGGCCGTGAAATCGTGCTCGAATCCGCTTTGGATGCAGACGCGGTGGCCAAGATCGTGGCAGAGGCCGTGTCCAAGGGCTCGGAATTGCGCCTGACCGATGAAAAGGGCCGCCAGATCATCGTTCCCGGCAGCGTCCTGGGATACGTGGAGATCGGCGCAGAGGAAGTCCGCCGCGTCGGCTTCGGTGCCCTCTAG
- a CDS encoding glutamyl-tRNA reductase, with the protein MVLFSLVATHADIDLETVAQLSNGSSELASAALTDSPVVSGAVVLATCNRYEVYGETANGADLEAARSALVSQISELSGLNEQLVSRSFATHTGPDVTRHLFAVSAGLDSAVVGEREIAGQVRRALITAQQEGTASSGLVRLFQAASKTAKDVGAQTALGSRGLSIVSVALDLATDLAENDDWSTKKVVVFGTGAYAGATMSLLRERGCTDISVYSSSGRAEGFVATRGGTALDADTLPAAVAAADVMIGCSGSDNRVEAADLARVRAQSGKPLIAIDLALTHDFDPAVGELDGVELLTLESVRLAAPQEQAESLSQASAIVTGAAASFESEREARSVDTAIVALRRHTMNVLDAEMEKVRARHGCTAAAEEVEFALRRMVKQLLHIPTVRARELAANGQQDDYVAALEALYGIQVEQPQAATPAAECPVDHQQLRSESA; encoded by the coding sequence GTGGTTCTTTTCTCATTGGTGGCGACACACGCCGACATCGACCTCGAAACTGTCGCTCAGTTGAGCAACGGTTCCTCTGAGCTTGCCTCGGCAGCTCTGACGGACTCCCCGGTGGTTTCCGGGGCCGTGGTCCTGGCGACGTGCAACCGCTATGAGGTTTACGGCGAAACGGCCAACGGGGCGGACCTCGAAGCAGCCCGCTCCGCCCTCGTTTCCCAGATCAGTGAACTGAGCGGCCTGAACGAGCAACTCGTCTCCCGTTCCTTTGCTACCCACACCGGCCCTGACGTCACCCGCCACCTCTTTGCCGTGAGCGCCGGGCTGGACTCCGCCGTCGTGGGCGAACGCGAAATCGCCGGCCAGGTCCGCCGGGCACTGATTACAGCCCAGCAGGAAGGCACCGCGAGCTCCGGCCTCGTCCGGCTTTTCCAGGCGGCTTCCAAGACCGCCAAGGATGTTGGCGCGCAAACCGCCCTCGGTTCCCGGGGCCTCTCGATCGTGTCCGTCGCCCTGGACCTCGCAACCGATCTCGCCGAGAACGATGACTGGTCCACCAAGAAGGTCGTGGTCTTCGGTACCGGGGCATACGCAGGCGCCACGATGTCCCTTCTCCGGGAACGCGGCTGTACTGATATCTCCGTCTACTCGTCGTCCGGCCGCGCCGAAGGTTTCGTCGCCACCCGCGGTGGAACAGCGCTCGACGCCGACACTCTCCCAGCCGCTGTTGCCGCAGCTGACGTCATGATCGGCTGCAGCGGATCGGACAACCGTGTGGAGGCCGCAGACCTCGCCCGTGTCCGTGCACAGTCGGGCAAGCCGTTGATCGCCATCGACCTTGCCCTCACCCATGATTTCGATCCCGCTGTGGGCGAACTCGACGGCGTTGAGCTCTTGACGCTTGAGTCCGTTCGGCTCGCCGCACCCCAGGAACAAGCAGAGTCGCTGTCCCAGGCAAGTGCAATCGTCACCGGCGCTGCCGCGTCCTTTGAATCCGAACGCGAAGCGCGTTCCGTGGACACGGCCATCGTGGCGCTTCGCCGCCACACCATGAACGTCCTGGACGCCGAGATGGAAAAGGTCCGCGCCCGCCACGGTTGCACGGCCGCCGCCGAAGAAGTGGAGTTCGCACTCCGCCGCATGGTCAAGCAGCTCCTCCACATCCCCACAGTCCGTGCACGCGAACTTGCCGCCAACGGACAGCAGGATGACTACGTCGCAGCCCTCGAGGCACTCTACGGAATCCAGGTGGAACAGCCCCAGGCTGCAACCCCGGCCGCCGAATGCCCCGTGGACCACCAGCAGCTCCGCTCAGAGAGCGCCTGA